The following coding sequences lie in one Phragmites australis chromosome 8, lpPhrAust1.1, whole genome shotgun sequence genomic window:
- the LOC133927080 gene encoding uncharacterized protein LOC133927080 isoform X6, with protein sequence MDPHPPFDHPHHRRAHPGHHYPDQHRHHYPDQHHHLAGGVGGAAPARSRYDYDSHPIQYLPSDHQQQHHHLLPRVHHPPLPPQPQPPPPPPPPPPHHHHDAPHYAALPLRAAPEPYSPPLYPPPHHQYHQQRHGSDDFRAADEIRRVPSHQHHHPQQQQQLHHQPPQLPWEEAEEERRRYAALQQRLLPPDSRKRHRCAIHDSGDIESTSSTGPPPRRQRQHLHTSYPPDDSFVYRTTTYPGYSRHEGFVAHSDCKGNRKMPTSTSTMLPGSPHSMDAGCPRRTPQKSAPARVCVWQRIEENLPVYAPPSSPRQVLKEVHISPCKTKNTGTALKELASVISLDCKVKSSDSKDSGDNAGLKKSTGKKNEKVLASVLVKPSPEPKEKERAVKKVTMKTDKVQNNVVGFTSGSLGSTACPGAGVKQVKKIFIKKIVRKISAKDKQTSTSIVSDRKDSIDVNSNACEKEEGEITTSSFEKDVIYAHNLVSTSDTTGVGNSVEADKEQNDDLMNLSKSNAASAIEPTDILDTASVSGSQHPEKEDDRSFMNSSDINAASVIKSTKVLGTTRNEHYGKEEDMDSMDSGGENAALLCGNGNSHKEEGMSVSGLMNVAVSKVMSENNAVSVDVVKDDTKDDTRPVCGSENGRREDSNILIGSNEEGELLVNNSFSSPSTAEVSVAACKDVHRKEGIILMGSSEMCVASLGDSVKASTSVTHHEKAPNTLEVSMNGNIQKKESQMPVDSSASQTIQHVEAPNTAKVFINEFVGSEVGKSPMESNEMHLGTFDNSVYTPEFVVAGGTDDSCIQELLHDEKTALNKTDLHLEVADMEFSDLSLSRNVESRIVPLDSDPMEDSSGAVILNNDVGKNTTSEAPELMHLHRAHLSPDNNLSLLHSCDFTSVSGNSEHSVPTALTLGNNIYFSSADSEGQPEENHKLMEGNQGLNVVTVAEFGNIDKRKGESGNDLINAGVQNWLTLPLAANYVNNDAAVSMDRFGLDQIVDERTSVCQDHDSMPDMDQRGSIDAFFCQGHSLKLCGSNMPQSDLLAPKERNKDVENESGIVLPGSSVSSADVLGQYSYRTRDKPIDNTKKPILISSQSAGATGGGLASSQVYVDLDHTYRSNTEDPVIESSTKPDLLPSWIKAIVSEAKKERHPCQSTLFSISSPDKLLGPKEDTKKAVSDSVVISAVISPPRMNITSSTIPKVPSKQVALPSSSREAPRLNQNARHRTWHRDNMSSSNSSLHASQPSGLPPKLPLKKNGKTQNSYIRKGNALIRNPATGNHPHSSSSLDAQNKLSRPVMLRSLNFVRKVDLNDAVAHSNISVERPKTPPLPLHTKSISCTMNLSEPLYPTLQKQQVLETEKEDSIGQVYSVVDNPSVISVQKSEPLDASKVVYVRPKSNQLVSAQGQQLGDSTNSSMDKVHSLQPSITSDLYFKKRKNQIVLGSSTSDVPSAKYMSQAENLNSGESKVLMFASSNNNITVAKDRPNKALQITNTVGSFSHVWTLSGQHPQKKPFVGTSHMKAFPRILPWKRKVFCQNIRRSYSPLLSTSSLGIVRKLLQTRKRGTIYTVSTDGFSLRKSGVLSIGGSSLKWSRSLDKDSQKINEFIELLRCTILA encoded by the exons ATGGATCCGCACCCGCCCTTCGACCACCCgcaccaccgccgcgcccaCCCCGGCCACCACTACCCCGACCAGCACCGCCACCACTACCCCGACCAGCACCACCACTTGGCCGGCGGTGTCGGCGGCGCTGCCCCCGCGCGGTCCAGGTACGACTACGACTCCCACCCGATCCAGTACCTCCCTTCCGACCACCAGCAACAGCACCATCACCTCCTCCCGCGCGTCCACCacccgccgctgccgccccagccccagcccccgccgccgccaccacctcccccGCCACACCACCACCACGACGCCCCACACTACGCCGCCCTCCCGCTCCGCGCCGCACCGGAACCATACTCCCCGCCGCTGTATCCCCCTCCCCACCACCAGTACCACCAACAGCGTCACGGAAGCGACGACTTCCGCGCCGCCGACGAGATCCGCCGCGTCCCCAGCCACCAACACCACCatccgcagcagcagcagcagctccatCACCAGCCGCCCCAGCTCCCATGGgaggaggctgaggaggagaggCGCCGCTATGCCGCCCTCCAGCAGCGGTTATTACCGCCCGACTCGCGGAAGAGGCACCGCTGCGCCATACACGACTCGGGTGACATCGAGAGCACCTCCAGCACTGGTCCACCTCCCCGCCGCCAGAGGCAGCACCTGCACACCAGCTACCCTCCGGATGATAGTTTTGTATATAGGACAACCACCTATCCGGGTTACAGCAGGCATGAGGGCTTCGTGGCGCACAGCGACTGTAAGGGTAACAGGAAGATGCCGACATCCACATCGACTATGCTGCCTGGCTCACCTCACTCTATGGATGCTGGGTGTCCAAGACGCACCCCGCAGAAGAGTGCCCCTGCGAGAGTGTGTGTGTGGCAGCGGATTGAGGAGAATCTCCCAGTGTATGCGCCCCCGTCTTCTCCGCGGCAGGTGCTAAAGGAAGTGCATATTTCACCCTGCAAGACGAAGAACACTGGGACTGCATTGAAGGAATTGGCCAGTGTGATTTCTCTGGATTGCAAGGTGAAGAGTTCTGATTCTAAGGATAGTGGTGATAATGCAGGATTGAAGAAGAGTACtggaaagaaaaatgagaaggtGTTGGCCTCGGTGCTTGTGAAGCCTTCACCAGAGcccaaggaaaaagaaagggcTGTTAAAAAGGTCACCATGAAGACTGATAAGGTTCAAAATAATGTTGTGGGTTTCACTAGTGGAAGTCTGGGCTCGACTGCTTGTCCTGGAGCTGGTGTGAAgcaagtgaaaaaaatattcatcaagaAGATTGTTAGGAAGATCAGTGCTAAAGATAAACAAACGAGTACTTCAATAGTCTCAGACAGGAAGGATAGTATCGATGTGAACTCAAATGCTTGTGAGAAGGAAGAAGGTGAGATCACAACGTCATCTTTTGAAAAGGATGTTATTTATGCACACAATTTGGTCAGCACTAGCGATACAACTGGTGTTGGTAATAGTGTGGAGGCTGACAAGGAACAAAATGACGACTTGATGAATCTGAGCAAAAGCAATGCTGCTTCAGCCATTGAACCTACAGATATTCTTGATACAGCAAGTGTTAGCGGGAGTCAACATCCTGAAAAAGAAGACGATAGAAGCTTCATGAATTCAAGTGATATTAATGCTGCTTCAGTCATTAAATCTACTAAAGTACTTGGTACAACTAGGAATGAGCATTATGGGAAAGAAGAGGATATGGATTCCATGGATTCAGGTGGTGAAAATGCTGCTCTTCTGTGTGGGAATGGTAACTCTCATAAGGAAGAGGGCATGTCTGTTTCAGGTTTAATGAACGTTGCAGTTTCTAAGGTTATGAGTGAAAATAATGCTGTCTCTGTGGATGTAGTTAAGGATGATACAAAAGATGATACAAGGCCAGTTTGTGGAAGTGAGAATGGCAGGAGGGAAGATAGTAATATATTGATTGGTTCAAATGAAGAAGGTGAGCTCCTTGTAAATAATTCCTTTAGTAGTCCTAGTACAGCTGAAGTTAGTGTGGCCGCGTGCAAGGATGTTCACAGAAAAGAGGGTATTATTTTGATGGGTTCAAGTGAAATGTGCGTTGCTTCTTTAGGTGACTCCGTCAAAGCTTCTACTTCTGTGACACACCATGAGAAGGCTCCTAATACATTGGAAGTTAGCATGAATGGGAATATTCAGAAGAAAGAGAGCCAGATGCCCGTTGATTCAAGTGCTTCTCAAACAATACAGCATGTAGAAGCTCCTAATACAGCTAAAGTTTTTATCAATGAGTTCGTTGGGAGTGAAGTGGGTAAGAGTCCCATGGAGTCAAATGAAATGCATCTTGGCACTTTTGATAATTCTGTGTATACTCCAGAATTTGTTGTAGCTGGTGGAACTGATGATAGCTGCATTCAAGAGCTTCTCCATGATGAGAAAACTGCTTTAAATAAGACAGATTTGCACCTGGAAGTTGCAGATATGGAGTTCTCGGATCTGTCATTATCCAGAAATGTAGAGAGCAGAATTGTGCCGCTGGATAGTGATCCCATGGAGGATTCCTCTGGTGCTGTTATTTTGAATAATGATGTAGGAAAGAACACTACATCTGAAGCACCAGAACTGATGCATCTTCATAGAGCACATTTGTCTCCTGACAACAATTTATCCTTGTTACATTCCTGTGATTTTACATCTGTATCTGGTAATAGTGAGCACTCTGTTCCTACAGCTCTGACCCTTGGTAATAATATCTATTTCAGTAGTGCTGACAGTGAGGGACAGCCTGAGGAAAACCATAAGCTAATGGAAGGAAACCAAGGATTGAATGTTGTGACGGTGGCGGAATTTGGTAATATcgacaaaagaaaaggtgaatcTGGCAATGACTTGATCAATGCTGGTGTTCAGAACTGGTTGACTTTACCACTGGCAGCCAACTATGTAAATAATGATGCTGCTGTTAGTATGGATAGGTTTGGTTTGGACCAGATTGTGGATGAACGCACTTCTGTTTGTCAGGATCATGATAGTATGCCAGATATGGACCAGCGTGGGAGTATTGATGCGTTCTTTTGTCAGGGTCACAGCCTTAAGCTATGTGGTAGCAATATGCCACAATCTGACTTGTTGGCACCCAAAGAGAGAAATAAGGATGTTGAGAATGAGAGTGGCATTGTTCTCCCAGGCTCTTCTGTTAGTTCTGCAGATGTTTTAGGTCAATATAGCTATCGCACGAGGGATAAACCTATAGATAACACTAAGAAACCCATTCTCATATCTTCACAATCTGCTGGTGCAACAGGTGGAGGGTTAGCTTCTTCTCAGGTATATGTTGATCTCGATCACACCTATCGCAGTAATACTGAGGATCCTGTGATTGAGTCAAGCACAAAGCCTGATTTGTTACCTTCTTGGATCAAAGCCATTGTTTCAGAAGCTAAAAAAGAACGTCATCCATGCCAATCCACTCTATTTTCTATTAGTTCTCCAGACAAGTTATTAGGACCAAAGGAGGATACCAAGAAGGCAGTGTCGGATTCAGTAGTAATCTCTGCAGTAATATCTCCTCCCAGGATGAATATAACAAGTTCCACAATTCCCAAGGTACCTAGTAAGCAGGTGGCTTTGCCCAGTTCATCCCGAGAGGCCCCTCGCTTAAACCAGAATGCAAGGCACAGAACATGGCATCGTGACAATATGTCATCTTCTAATTCATCTTTGCATGCTTCGCAGCCTTCAGGATTGCCCCCTAAACTACCACTGAAGAAGAATGgcaaaactcaaaactcttaTATCCGCAAGGGTAATGCCCTCATTAGAAATCCAGCTACCGGAAATCATCCTCATTCTTCTTCTAGCCTGGATGCTCAAAATAAGTTGAGTAGGCCCGTTATGCTGAGAAGCTTGAACTTTGTCAGGAAAGTTGATTTAAACGATGCTGTAGCACATTCTAATATTTCAGTTGAAAGACCCAAGACTCCACCTTTGCCACTTCACACCAAATCCATCAGTTGCACTATGAACCTTTCAGAGCCATTGTATCCGACATTGCAGAAGCAGCAGGTTCTTGAAACCGAAAAGGAAGATTCTATTGGGCAGGTTTATTCAGTTGTTGACAACCCAAGCGTTATTAGTGTTCAGAAATCTGAACCCCTGGATGCTAGTAAAGTGGTTTATGTAAGACCAAAGTCAAATCAATTAGTTTCTGCACAGGGGCAACAACTTGGTGACTCAACTAACAGTTCGATGGATAAGGTTCATTCATTGCAGCCATCCATAACATCTGATCTCTActtcaagaaaaggaaaaatcagATTGTTTTGGGTTCCTCCACTTCTGATGTTCCGAGTGCAAAATATATGTCTCAGGCTGAGAATTTAAACTCAGGTGAGAGTAAAGTTCTAATGTTTGCATCCTCCAACAATAATATAACTGTGGCCAAGGACAGACCAAATAAAG CTCTTCAGATAACAAATACGGTGGGAAGTTTCTCTCACGTGTGGACACTTAGTGGACAACATCCACAGAAGAAACCTTTTGTGGGAACTAGTCATATGAAGGCCTTTCCACGTATACTTCCATGGAAAAGAAAAGTATTCTGCCAGAACATCAGACGCAGTTACTCTCCATTGTTGAGTACAAGCTCCTTAGGAATAGTCAG AAAACTACTGCAAACAAGGAAGAGAGGTACGATTTATACTGTCTCTACTGATGGATTCTCTCTACGGAAATCTGGGGTGTTAAGTATAGGTGGATCaagtttgaaatggtcaaggtCCCTTGATAAAGATTCTCAAAAGATCAATGAG TTTATAGAGCTACTGCGTTGCACTATTCTTGCTTGA
- the LOC133927080 gene encoding uncharacterized protein LOC133927080 isoform X2, with protein sequence MDPHPPFDHPHHRRAHPGHHYPDQHRHHYPDQHHHLAGGVGGAAPARSRYDYDSHPIQYLPSDHQQQHHHLLPRVHHPPLPPQPQPPPPPPPPPPHHHHDAPHYAALPLRAAPEPYSPPLYPPPHHQYHQQRHGSDDFRAADEIRRVPSHQHHHPQQQQQLHHQPPQLPWEEAEEERRRYAALQQRLLPPDSRKRHRCAIHDSGDIESTSSTGPPPRRQRQHLHTSYPPDDSFVYRTTTYPGYSRHEGFVAHSDCKGNRKMPTSTSTMLPGSPHSMDAGCPRRTPQKSAPARVCVWQRIEENLPVYAPPSSPRQVLKEVHISPCKTKNTGTALKELASVISLDCKVKSSDSKDSGDNAGLKKSTGKKNEKVLASVLVKPSPEPKEKERAVKKVTMKTDKVQNNVVGFTSGSLGSTACPGAGVKQVKKIFIKKIVRKISAKDKQTSTSIVSDRKDSIDVNSNACEKEEGEITTSSFEKDVIYAHNLVSTSDTTGVGNSVEADKEQNDDLMNLSKSNAASAIEPTDILDTASVSGSQHPEKEDDRSFMNSSDINAASVIKSTKVLGTTRNEHYGKEEDMDSMDSGGENAALLCGNGNSHKEEGMSVSGLMNVAVSKVMSENNAVSVDVVKDDTKDDTRPVCGSENGRREDSNILIGSNEEGELLVNNSFSSPSTAEVSVAACKDVHRKEGIILMGSSEMCVASLGDSVKASTSVTHHEKAPNTLEVSMNGNIQKKESQMPVDSSASQTIQHVEAPNTAKVFINEFVGSEVGKSPMESNEMHLGTFDNSVYTPEFVVAGGTDDSCIQELLHDEKTALNKTDLHLEVADMEFSDLSLSRNVESRIVPLDSDPMEDSSGAVILNNDVGKNTTSEAPELMHLHRAHLSPDNNLSLLHSCDFTSVSGNSEHSVPTALTLGNNIYFSSADSEGQPEENHKLMEGNQGLNVVTVAEFGNIDKRKGESGNDLINAGVQNWLTLPLAANYVNNDAAVSMDRFGLDQIVDERTSVCQDHDSMPDMDQRGSIDAFFCQGHSLKLCGSNMPQSDLLAPKERNKDVENESGIVLPGSSVSSADVLGQYSYRTRDKPIDNTKKPILISSQSAGATGGGLASSQVYVDLDHTYRSNTEDPVIESSTKPDLLPSWIKAIVSEAKKERHPCQSTLFSISSPDKLLGPKEDTKKAVSDSVVISAVISPPRMNITSSTIPKVPSKQVALPSSSREAPRLNQNARHRTWHRDNMSSSNSSLHASQPSGLPPKLPLKKNGKTQNSYIRKGNALIRNPATGNHPHSSSSLDAQNKLSRPVMLRSLNFVRKVDLNDAVAHSNISVERPKTPPLPLHTKSISCTMNLSEPLYPTLQKQQVLETEKEDSIGQVYSVVDNPSVISVQKSEPLDASKVVYVRPKSNQLVSAQGQQLGDSTNSSMDKVHSLQPSITSDLYFKKRKNQIVLGSSTSDVPSAKYMSQAENLNSGESKVLMFASSNNNITVAKDRPNKALQITNTVGSFSHVWTLSGQHPQKKPFVGTSHMKAFPRILPWKRKVFCQNIRRSYSPLLSTSSLGIVRKLLQTRKRGTIYTVSTDGFSLRKSGVLSIGGSSLKWSRSLDKDSQKINEDATLAVAEVERKKRGKRKRQSLRNKGRNDQYSVPVAANHLRNNDKASSDSRVSSTCNEYVRVNKGNQLVRNPKKVIRMLASEKVRWSLHTVRSRLAKKQQYCQFFTRFGECKKSGGKCSYIHDRAKVAICTKFLKGLCSNTSCKLTHKVLPERMPDCSYFLRGDLFQCHRTLFFTFCLLTYMFGSLAGLCTNTACPYRHVKVNSNAPVCEAFLKGYCADGDECRKKHSYVCPTFEATGECPQQSRCKLHHPQKIIKSKRSRVETLHNSWGRYFDTSIDHDSEERVVSSEEERQKWEHVSGGDLADFIDLGADSDGAVDVDASDDIQLLELDSGNLKMQADNLDALIKPLGIMRTARV encoded by the exons ATGGATCCGCACCCGCCCTTCGACCACCCgcaccaccgccgcgcccaCCCCGGCCACCACTACCCCGACCAGCACCGCCACCACTACCCCGACCAGCACCACCACTTGGCCGGCGGTGTCGGCGGCGCTGCCCCCGCGCGGTCCAGGTACGACTACGACTCCCACCCGATCCAGTACCTCCCTTCCGACCACCAGCAACAGCACCATCACCTCCTCCCGCGCGTCCACCacccgccgctgccgccccagccccagcccccgccgccgccaccacctcccccGCCACACCACCACCACGACGCCCCACACTACGCCGCCCTCCCGCTCCGCGCCGCACCGGAACCATACTCCCCGCCGCTGTATCCCCCTCCCCACCACCAGTACCACCAACAGCGTCACGGAAGCGACGACTTCCGCGCCGCCGACGAGATCCGCCGCGTCCCCAGCCACCAACACCACCatccgcagcagcagcagcagctccatCACCAGCCGCCCCAGCTCCCATGGgaggaggctgaggaggagaggCGCCGCTATGCCGCCCTCCAGCAGCGGTTATTACCGCCCGACTCGCGGAAGAGGCACCGCTGCGCCATACACGACTCGGGTGACATCGAGAGCACCTCCAGCACTGGTCCACCTCCCCGCCGCCAGAGGCAGCACCTGCACACCAGCTACCCTCCGGATGATAGTTTTGTATATAGGACAACCACCTATCCGGGTTACAGCAGGCATGAGGGCTTCGTGGCGCACAGCGACTGTAAGGGTAACAGGAAGATGCCGACATCCACATCGACTATGCTGCCTGGCTCACCTCACTCTATGGATGCTGGGTGTCCAAGACGCACCCCGCAGAAGAGTGCCCCTGCGAGAGTGTGTGTGTGGCAGCGGATTGAGGAGAATCTCCCAGTGTATGCGCCCCCGTCTTCTCCGCGGCAGGTGCTAAAGGAAGTGCATATTTCACCCTGCAAGACGAAGAACACTGGGACTGCATTGAAGGAATTGGCCAGTGTGATTTCTCTGGATTGCAAGGTGAAGAGTTCTGATTCTAAGGATAGTGGTGATAATGCAGGATTGAAGAAGAGTACtggaaagaaaaatgagaaggtGTTGGCCTCGGTGCTTGTGAAGCCTTCACCAGAGcccaaggaaaaagaaagggcTGTTAAAAAGGTCACCATGAAGACTGATAAGGTTCAAAATAATGTTGTGGGTTTCACTAGTGGAAGTCTGGGCTCGACTGCTTGTCCTGGAGCTGGTGTGAAgcaagtgaaaaaaatattcatcaagaAGATTGTTAGGAAGATCAGTGCTAAAGATAAACAAACGAGTACTTCAATAGTCTCAGACAGGAAGGATAGTATCGATGTGAACTCAAATGCTTGTGAGAAGGAAGAAGGTGAGATCACAACGTCATCTTTTGAAAAGGATGTTATTTATGCACACAATTTGGTCAGCACTAGCGATACAACTGGTGTTGGTAATAGTGTGGAGGCTGACAAGGAACAAAATGACGACTTGATGAATCTGAGCAAAAGCAATGCTGCTTCAGCCATTGAACCTACAGATATTCTTGATACAGCAAGTGTTAGCGGGAGTCAACATCCTGAAAAAGAAGACGATAGAAGCTTCATGAATTCAAGTGATATTAATGCTGCTTCAGTCATTAAATCTACTAAAGTACTTGGTACAACTAGGAATGAGCATTATGGGAAAGAAGAGGATATGGATTCCATGGATTCAGGTGGTGAAAATGCTGCTCTTCTGTGTGGGAATGGTAACTCTCATAAGGAAGAGGGCATGTCTGTTTCAGGTTTAATGAACGTTGCAGTTTCTAAGGTTATGAGTGAAAATAATGCTGTCTCTGTGGATGTAGTTAAGGATGATACAAAAGATGATACAAGGCCAGTTTGTGGAAGTGAGAATGGCAGGAGGGAAGATAGTAATATATTGATTGGTTCAAATGAAGAAGGTGAGCTCCTTGTAAATAATTCCTTTAGTAGTCCTAGTACAGCTGAAGTTAGTGTGGCCGCGTGCAAGGATGTTCACAGAAAAGAGGGTATTATTTTGATGGGTTCAAGTGAAATGTGCGTTGCTTCTTTAGGTGACTCCGTCAAAGCTTCTACTTCTGTGACACACCATGAGAAGGCTCCTAATACATTGGAAGTTAGCATGAATGGGAATATTCAGAAGAAAGAGAGCCAGATGCCCGTTGATTCAAGTGCTTCTCAAACAATACAGCATGTAGAAGCTCCTAATACAGCTAAAGTTTTTATCAATGAGTTCGTTGGGAGTGAAGTGGGTAAGAGTCCCATGGAGTCAAATGAAATGCATCTTGGCACTTTTGATAATTCTGTGTATACTCCAGAATTTGTTGTAGCTGGTGGAACTGATGATAGCTGCATTCAAGAGCTTCTCCATGATGAGAAAACTGCTTTAAATAAGACAGATTTGCACCTGGAAGTTGCAGATATGGAGTTCTCGGATCTGTCATTATCCAGAAATGTAGAGAGCAGAATTGTGCCGCTGGATAGTGATCCCATGGAGGATTCCTCTGGTGCTGTTATTTTGAATAATGATGTAGGAAAGAACACTACATCTGAAGCACCAGAACTGATGCATCTTCATAGAGCACATTTGTCTCCTGACAACAATTTATCCTTGTTACATTCCTGTGATTTTACATCTGTATCTGGTAATAGTGAGCACTCTGTTCCTACAGCTCTGACCCTTGGTAATAATATCTATTTCAGTAGTGCTGACAGTGAGGGACAGCCTGAGGAAAACCATAAGCTAATGGAAGGAAACCAAGGATTGAATGTTGTGACGGTGGCGGAATTTGGTAATATcgacaaaagaaaaggtgaatcTGGCAATGACTTGATCAATGCTGGTGTTCAGAACTGGTTGACTTTACCACTGGCAGCCAACTATGTAAATAATGATGCTGCTGTTAGTATGGATAGGTTTGGTTTGGACCAGATTGTGGATGAACGCACTTCTGTTTGTCAGGATCATGATAGTATGCCAGATATGGACCAGCGTGGGAGTATTGATGCGTTCTTTTGTCAGGGTCACAGCCTTAAGCTATGTGGTAGCAATATGCCACAATCTGACTTGTTGGCACCCAAAGAGAGAAATAAGGATGTTGAGAATGAGAGTGGCATTGTTCTCCCAGGCTCTTCTGTTAGTTCTGCAGATGTTTTAGGTCAATATAGCTATCGCACGAGGGATAAACCTATAGATAACACTAAGAAACCCATTCTCATATCTTCACAATCTGCTGGTGCAACAGGTGGAGGGTTAGCTTCTTCTCAGGTATATGTTGATCTCGATCACACCTATCGCAGTAATACTGAGGATCCTGTGATTGAGTCAAGCACAAAGCCTGATTTGTTACCTTCTTGGATCAAAGCCATTGTTTCAGAAGCTAAAAAAGAACGTCATCCATGCCAATCCACTCTATTTTCTATTAGTTCTCCAGACAAGTTATTAGGACCAAAGGAGGATACCAAGAAGGCAGTGTCGGATTCAGTAGTAATCTCTGCAGTAATATCTCCTCCCAGGATGAATATAACAAGTTCCACAATTCCCAAGGTACCTAGTAAGCAGGTGGCTTTGCCCAGTTCATCCCGAGAGGCCCCTCGCTTAAACCAGAATGCAAGGCACAGAACATGGCATCGTGACAATATGTCATCTTCTAATTCATCTTTGCATGCTTCGCAGCCTTCAGGATTGCCCCCTAAACTACCACTGAAGAAGAATGgcaaaactcaaaactcttaTATCCGCAAGGGTAATGCCCTCATTAGAAATCCAGCTACCGGAAATCATCCTCATTCTTCTTCTAGCCTGGATGCTCAAAATAAGTTGAGTAGGCCCGTTATGCTGAGAAGCTTGAACTTTGTCAGGAAAGTTGATTTAAACGATGCTGTAGCACATTCTAATATTTCAGTTGAAAGACCCAAGACTCCACCTTTGCCACTTCACACCAAATCCATCAGTTGCACTATGAACCTTTCAGAGCCATTGTATCCGACATTGCAGAAGCAGCAGGTTCTTGAAACCGAAAAGGAAGATTCTATTGGGCAGGTTTATTCAGTTGTTGACAACCCAAGCGTTATTAGTGTTCAGAAATCTGAACCCCTGGATGCTAGTAAAGTGGTTTATGTAAGACCAAAGTCAAATCAATTAGTTTCTGCACAGGGGCAACAACTTGGTGACTCAACTAACAGTTCGATGGATAAGGTTCATTCATTGCAGCCATCCATAACATCTGATCTCTActtcaagaaaaggaaaaatcagATTGTTTTGGGTTCCTCCACTTCTGATGTTCCGAGTGCAAAATATATGTCTCAGGCTGAGAATTTAAACTCAGGTGAGAGTAAAGTTCTAATGTTTGCATCCTCCAACAATAATATAACTGTGGCCAAGGACAGACCAAATAAAG CTCTTCAGATAACAAATACGGTGGGAAGTTTCTCTCACGTGTGGACACTTAGTGGACAACATCCACAGAAGAAACCTTTTGTGGGAACTAGTCATATGAAGGCCTTTCCACGTATACTTCCATGGAAAAGAAAAGTATTCTGCCAGAACATCAGACGCAGTTACTCTCCATTGTTGAGTACAAGCTCCTTAGGAATAGTCAG AAAACTACTGCAAACAAGGAAGAGAGGTACGATTTATACTGTCTCTACTGATGGATTCTCTCTACGGAAATCTGGGGTGTTAAGTATAGGTGGATCaagtttgaaatggtcaaggtCCCTTGATAAAGATTCTCAAAAGATCAATGAG GATGCTACGCTTGCAGTTGCTGAagtagaaagaaagaaaagagggaaGAGAAAGCGACAATCTCTCCGTAACAAGGGAAGAAATG ATCAATACTCTGTACCTGTTGCTGCCAATCACTTAAGAAATAACGACAAAGCATCTTCAGATTCAAGGGTGTCATCAACTTGCAACGA ATATGTGCGCGTTAACAAGGGTAACCAACTGGTCAGAAATCCAAAGAAAGTAATCCGCATGCTAGCAAGTGAGAAAGTAAGATGGAGTTTGCACACTGTTAGATCACGCTTGGCGAAGAAACAACAGTACTGCCAATTCTTCACTCGCTTCGGCGAGTGTAAAAAATCTGGGGGCAAGTGTTCCTATATTCATGACCGAGCTAAAGTGGCTATCTGTACTAAATTTCTTAAAGGCTTGTGTTCTAATACTAGTTGCAAACTGACTCACAAG GTCCTTCCAGAAAGAATGCCTGATTGTTCTTACTTTCTGCGAGGTGATTTATTTCAGTGTCACCGCACCCTTTTTTTTACCTTCTGTTTGCTTACATACATGTTTGGCTCGCTAGCAGGACTCTGTACCAACACAGCCTGTCCCTATAGACATGTGAAAGTGAACTCGAATGCACCTGTTTGTGAAGCTTTTTTGAAGGGATACTGTGCTGATGGTGATGAG TGTCGTAAAAAGCACAGCTATGTATGCCCCACCTTTGAGGCTACTGGAGAGTGCCCACAACAATCAAGATGCAAGCTTCATCACCCccaaaaaataatcaaatccAAGAGAAGCAGAGTAGAGACCCTCCACAACAGCTGGGGCCGGTATTTTGACACAAGCATTGACCATGACAGTGAGGAAAGGGTAGTTTCTTCAGAAGAAGAGCGGCAGAAATGGGAACATGTCTCTGGTGGGGACCTTGCTGACTTCATTGACCTTGGTGCGGATAGTGATGGTGCTGTGGATGTGGATGCTTCGGATGACATACAACTTTTGGAATTGGACTCGGGGAATCTCAAGATGCAGGCTGATAATCTTGATGCGCTAATCAAGCCACTTGGGATAATGAGAACAGCAAGAGTTTGA